Genomic segment of Streptomyces sp. NBC_01210:
GGTGCAGGACCTGCTCGACGTCGTCGGGCTCAACCCGGAGTACATCCACCGGTATCCGCACCAGTTCTCCGGCGGTCAGCGCCAGCGCATCGGTATCGCTCGCGGTCTTGCCCTCAACCCCGAGGTCATCATCTGCGACGAGCCGGTCTCGGCCCTGGACGTCTCGGTCCAGGCGCAGGTCATCAACCTGATGGAGAAGCTGCAGGACGAGTTCAACCTCTCCTACATCTTCATCGCCCACGACCTGTCGATCGTCCGGCACATCTCCGACCGGGTCGGCGTGATGTACCTCGGCAAGATGGCCGAGATCGGTACGGACACGCAGATCTACGACCACCCGACGCACCCCTACACCCAGGCGTTGCTGTCGGCGGTCCCGGTCCCGGACCCGGAGCTCAGCAGCGGTCGCGAGCGGATCATCCTCACCGGCGATGTCCCGTCCCCGGCGAACCCGCCGTCCGGCTGCCGTTTCCGCACCCGTTGCTGGAAGGCCGAGGACAAGTGCGCCCAGGAGGTCCCGCTGCTGGCGATCCCCGAGCGTTTCAAGGGTGCTGACACCCCGGCGGCACACGAGTCCGCGTGCCACTTCGCCGAGGAGAAGGACGTCGTCCACGCGGTGTGACGCAGAAGTAAGTGAATGAGGGCGCCCGGACCGTCTGGTCCGGGCGCCCTCTTCTGTGTACCCAGCAAGGACTGACCAGGAGGGATTGAGAACCAGAGACTGAGGAGCGGCAAACTCGGAAAGCGGCCATAAAAGTGCGCTGCATACCTACATGGGGTGTATTGGTGCTAAGTCGGACTCAGGACACGGGAGGCACCCCATGCGTGGAGTCACGCACGCCAAAGGGGCCGTATGCGCGGTGGCCGTAGCCCTCGCGGCGGTGGCGTGCGGCGGAGGCAGCAGCGGCGGCGGTGGTGGCGCGGACGGGATCGTGAGCTCCTCCTGGGGCGACCCCCAGAACCCGCTGGAGCCCGCAAACACCAATGAGGTGCAGGGCGGCAAGGTCCTCGACATGCTCTTCCGCGGTCTCAAGAGGTACGACCCGAAGACCGGCGAGGCCAAGGACATGCTCGCCGAGAAGATCGCCACCACGGACTCGGTCAACTTCACCGTCACCGTCAAAGGCGGCTGGACCTTCAGCAACGGTGAGAAGGTCACCGCCAAGTCCTTCGTGGACGCCTGGAACTACGGCGCCAACCTGAAGAACAATCAGAAGAACGCCTACTTCTTCGGCTATATCGACGGCTACGCACAGGTCCACCCGGACAAGGGCACGCCCACCGCCACGACCCTCTCCGGCCTCAAGGTCGTCAACGACACCACCTTCACGGTCAAGCTGTCCCAGAAGTTCTCCACCTGGCCCGACACCCTCGGTTACGCCGCCTTCTCCCCGCTGCCCCAGGCGTTCTTCGACAGCCACGACGCCTGGTTGTCCAAGCCCATCGGCAACGGCCCGTACACCGTCGACTCGTACGCCAAGGGCTCGAAGCTGGCCATGCGCAGATGGGACGGTTACCCGGGCACCGACAAGGCGCAGAACGGCGGCGTCGACCTGAATGTGTACACGGACAACAACACCGCCTACACCGACCTGACCGCGGGCAATCTCGACCTCGTCGACGATGTGCCGGCCTCGCAGCTCAAGAATGTGCAGACGGACCTCGGCGGCCGGTACATCAACACCCCCGCCGGGATCATCCAGACCCTTGCCTTCCCGTACTACGACAAGGC
This window contains:
- a CDS encoding ABC transporter ATP-binding protein gives rise to the protein MAEFKKTDEPMDATPNVTEVETVDAPTETAAVAAIEAPVERGEPILQVRNLVKHFPLTQGILFKRQVGAVKAVDGVSFDLYQGETLGIVGESGCGKSTVAKLLMTLETATAGEVFFKGQDITKLSGRALKAVRRNIQMVFQDPYTSLNPRMTVGDIIGEPFDIHPEVAPKGDRRKKVQDLLDVVGLNPEYIHRYPHQFSGGQRQRIGIARGLALNPEVIICDEPVSALDVSVQAQVINLMEKLQDEFNLSYIFIAHDLSIVRHISDRVGVMYLGKMAEIGTDTQIYDHPTHPYTQALLSAVPVPDPELSSGRERIILTGDVPSPANPPSGCRFRTRCWKAEDKCAQEVPLLAIPERFKGADTPAAHESACHFAEEKDVVHAV
- a CDS encoding peptide ABC transporter substrate-binding protein, coding for MRGVTHAKGAVCAVAVALAAVACGGGSSGGGGGADGIVSSSWGDPQNPLEPANTNEVQGGKVLDMLFRGLKRYDPKTGEAKDMLAEKIATTDSVNFTVTVKGGWTFSNGEKVTAKSFVDAWNYGANLKNNQKNAYFFGYIDGYAQVHPDKGTPTATTLSGLKVVNDTTFTVKLSQKFSTWPDTLGYAAFSPLPQAFFDSHDAWLSKPIGNGPYTVDSYAKGSKLAMRRWDGYPGTDKAQNGGVDLNVYTDNNTAYTDLTAGNLDLVDDVPASQLKNVQTDLGGRYINTPAGIIQTLAFPYYDKAWNTPNAVKVRQGLSRAINRRQITDTIFQKTRTPAKDWTSPVLGADGGFSDTLCGDACEYNAAEAKKLITEGGGIPGGQVKISYNADSGSHKEWVDAVCNSINNALGNDRACVGNPVGTFADFRNQIGKHKMPGPFRAGWQMDYPLIQNFLQPLYYTNASSNDGLWSNAEFDKLVDEANAESDAKKAVETFQKAEGVVRDQMAAIPLWYQNGSAGYSERVSNVALNPFSVPVYNEIKVK